The nucleotide window TGACCACAAATTTACCCTGCTGATCCTTTTCAATATGAGGTACAGCAGTTTCCAAATACTCACAAATGGGCGGAAGTCGGACAGCTTTTCCTGAACTAGCTAGATTTTTTGAATCAGATGATTGCCAATCTTGCCCGACTTGCTCGGCGATCGCTTTTAGCTTCAAAATAGCTGCCTCTTGCGCCGCCGAAAGCTGATTAACCTCTTCCGCTTGCGCATCCAGCCGCTGAAAAGCCTCATCTAAACTGTGAACTACAGGCGGCTTGGGCTGCTCCAGCTTTTTCACATAAGTACTCGTCAAATGACTTAGCCGTTGAGTTTCCATTGCCAGTTCCTGACCCGTTGCTCGATGAGTCCGCTCTGCCAAAGGCTTAATCTGCTGCATACGAGCCGGACGAGAAGAAGCTAGCGTAGGAGCATGAGCAGAACCGGGAGCAGGTGCCGGAACAGACGAACGAGGTTCATTGGCTCGGATTGAGCGCAGGGCAACTTGAATCGCCTTGATTTCTGTTTGAAGTTCTTCCATGGCAGTTTGTGAGTGTGAATGAATAGAATTTGAAGGGAATAAACTTGTTTAATACTAATGTACTATTTCTAGATTAAATATAGTACCTAAGTACTAAATTTGCAACTCATTTCTATTAAAAACAATAAACAGGGCTAGGCAGCCCAAACGAAAAGGCGCATCAAGCAAAACTCAATGCACCTGTACAAGTGATTTGACACAGATTTTCAAACTAGTTCATAAACCTGTGCAGTTCGCCTATCTGGCTCGGCATCTCAATTCCCGACTACCCCAAAACAGCCTGCTCCACCGCGATCGCCGGACCAACTAAAGAAACGTAAGGTTGAGTAAAACAGGTCTGCGCCGCTTTCCGGGCACCTTCAGCCGTTACACCTGCTACATATTCTTGAAACTGCTCATCAAACTCAATTCCTAACCCTAACGTCTCATATAGCCCGAAAATCTGAGCAATCTGTCCATTGGTTTGTTTCCCTAGCGCGTATTGCCCCAGCAACTTATTCTTCGCTGCTTGCATTTCATCCGCCGTCAACAACACTGAACACAGCCGATCCACTTCCTGCTGCAACCCTTCTAATGCGATCGCCGCATTATCGGGTGCAGTTCCCATATAAACGACAAACTGCGACTGATCTAACCGCGTTGGATAGAACGCTGATACCTCATACGCTAACCCTCTTTTCTCCCTCAACTCAACGAATAATCGACTCGACAACCCATTTCCCAAATACGTATTCAACAATCGCAACGCAATATGTTCAGGGCTATTCACTGGAATTGCTAAATACCCCAACATAACGATCGCCTGCTGCGTATCTTGCACGGTCAAAACCCGTTCTGGCTGTGCCGCAATTTTTGGTAAATCTAAGCGTGGCAAAGGTATCACGCCTTGTTCTCCTTGAGGTGCCTGCCAATCTCCAAAGTGCTGCTCTAGTAGAGCGATCGCCTGTTCTGGCGCAATTCGCCCTGCCACAGACACAATTAAATTATCAGGACGAAAGAAAGTTTGGTGATATTCCAGCAAGTCCTCACGGCTCAAATGCGAGGCTGTCTCTTCAGTTCCCAAACTCGACATAGCATACGGATGATTTTGGAACATTGCCTGCCGCAACTGGGCATTCGCCACTGAAAACGGCTGTTCCTGCATTGAACGAATTCCCTGCACTGCCTGCCGCCGCTCCAAGTCCACCTCATC belongs to Timaviella obliquedivisa GSE-PSE-MK23-08B and includes:
- a CDS encoding insulinase family protein produces the protein MPHITTLTLQNRTIHRTILSNGITVLAVENSAADIVAARFFLRAGGRYETADKAGISHLLSAVITKGTERLSSQEIAERVESVGASLGADSAADYFLMSLKTVSADFEEMLDLMAEVMRSPSFPEDEVDLERRQAVQGIRSMQEQPFSVANAQLRQAMFQNHPYAMSSLGTEETASHLSREDLLEYHQTFFRPDNLIVSVAGRIAPEQAIALLEQHFGDWQAPQGEQGVIPLPRLDLPKIAAQPERVLTVQDTQQAIVMLGYLAIPVNSPEHIALRLLNTYLGNGLSSRLFVELREKRGLAYEVSAFYPTRLDQSQFVVYMGTAPDNAAIALEGLQQEVDRLCSVLLTADEMQAAKNKLLGQYALGKQTNGQIAQIFGLYETLGLGIEFDEQFQEYVAGVTAEGARKAAQTCFTQPYVSLVGPAIAVEQAVLG